The following DNA comes from Ornithinimicrobium avium.
GTGCAGCCGGCGCACGGCGGAGGCGAAGCCCACCGCACGGCCCTCCCGCTCGGCGAGCAGGACGACCACGTCGTCCCGGTCGAGAAGCTCGCGCCACCGGGCGGCGGTCACCTGGACGTGCTCGAGGTCACCCTCGTGCGCAGCGATCTCCTCGACGAGCCTCTGGACGGTGTCGGCATCCGCCGCGCCCGCCCGTCGCAGGGTCACGGTGGCAGGTCGGGGACGCGGGGCCTGGTGGTGGGTCGCTCCGGCCCGACGGTGGTCGACGGTCATGGTTTCTTCTCCTTGGGTGGGGTTCGTCCTGTCCTGCCAGGTTGTGCCGCACGCCCGGTCGGTCGCGCCGGTGAGATCACCAGGGTCACGTCGGGGCGTGCGGCACGGCGCGCGGCTACTGGGTGGCGATCGCCTGCAGCACGTCCATGCGAGCTGCGCGCCGGGCCGGCAGCAGCCCGGCGACGAGCCCTGCGGCGACGGCGAGCATCGCGACCAGCGCGAGGCGCCCGACCGGCAGCGAGATCGCCAGCGGGGCCACCCGACCCAGCGCGGAGACCGTGACGGCTGCCAGGCCGACACCCAGGCCGAGTCCGAGGACTCCGGCCAGCGCCGCGACCAGGACGGCCTCGGCACGGATCATCCCGCCGACCTGGCGGCGGTCGGCTCCGACCGCCCGGAGCAGGCCGATCTCACGCGTCCGCTCGGAGACGGACAGGGCCAGGGTGTTCGTGATCCCCAGCAGCGCGATGATCACGGTGAGCACCAGCAGGACCGTCACCAGTCCGAGCACCTGCTCGACCGTGGCTCCGCGGGCCGCCGCGGCGGCCGCCTGGTTCCGTACGTCGGCGGTCGGGTGGTCCTCGAGCGCCGCCTCGACCTGCGCCGTCGCCCGGCCGACGTCCGCACCGTCGACCAGCCGGACCAGCACGCTGGCATCCACGTCCTCGGTGAAGTTGCGTGCGTAGGTGTCCAGCGAGACGAACCAGCTCGTCGACAGCGCCTGCGCGTCGAGCGAGTCGAGGATCCCGACCACCGGCAGCCGCTGATCACCGGTGTAGGAGAAGGTCATCGTGACCTCGTCGCCCACGGACAGGT
Coding sequences within:
- a CDS encoding GNAT family N-acetyltransferase, translated to MTVDHRRAGATHHQAPRPRPATVTLRRAGAADADTVQRLVEEIAAHEGDLEHVQVTAARWRELLDRDDVVVLLAEREGRAVGFASAVRRLHLWSGGDLLAVDDVFVRADARDGGVGRQLLLGMAQLASGRDLLITWGVETDNTGAQRFYRRLGAALRPKVLARWAPAAYRPLLGQDATGGRA